The Treponema medium genome has a window encoding:
- a CDS encoding flavodoxin, whose translation MKFTQKMMAVFAVAAVLLAMGVPACAVPGSPANTTVNAKKVLVVYYSATGTTERLAKIIAQETKADTFVIRPKQPYTSADLNWNNKNSRVVQEHEMGVDKVSVTLESTTVPNFESYDTVFIGYPIWWREASWVVDEFVKNNNFTGKSVVTFCTSISTGTGESRKRLEKLAKTGNWVTGERFPSSFSEVSVKAWLKGLGF comes from the coding sequence ATGAAGTTCACACAGAAAATGATGGCAGTATTTGCTGTTGCGGCAGTACTTTTAGCGATGGGTGTCCCTGCTTGTGCTGTTCCGGGTAGTCCCGCAAATACTACGGTCAATGCGAAAAAAGTACTGGTGGTCTATTATTCGGCAACCGGTACAACAGAACGTTTGGCAAAGATTATTGCACAGGAGACGAAAGCTGATACGTTTGTAATAAGACCGAAACAGCCTTACACATCGGCAGATTTGAATTGGAATAATAAAAACAGCCGTGTTGTTCAAGAACATGAAATGGGTGTTGACAAAGTGTCTGTAACGCTTGAGTCAACAACAGTCCCGAATTTTGAAAGCTATGACACCGTTTTTATCGGTTATCCGATTTGGTGGCGAGAAGCCTCATGGGTTGTGGATGAGTTTGTCAAAAACAATAATTTTACCGGCAAGAGCGTGGTCACATTTTGTACTTCCATTTCGACCGGTACGGGTGAAAGCCGGAAACGTCTTGAAAAACTTGCCAAAACCGGTAATTGGGTGACAGGTGAACGGTTCCCCAGCAGCTTTAGCGAGGTAAGTGTAAAGGCATGGCTGAAAGGTTTAGGTTTTTAA
- a CDS encoding alpha/beta hydrolase, translating to MKKLFPLLCSLFLSLSCTAQTAEQGGSVKTTDIASGGRMKVEDITAQTVIDRVIADTGFSPWGRLLFPADSGYWSGATLGTLQLRWYSHIDAAKTVEIIRYFKAQTLRGEPVFFDIYTEAEKQRDPRKRNTGLFFFRGKKGAKSAICSAGGGFVYVGAMHDSFPHALELSKRGYNAFALIYRPGSQTACEDLARAVVFIHEHAGELQLDSTDYSLWGGSAGARMAAWLGSLGTERFGEKKYPRPAAVIMQYTGLSEVHGNEPPTYACVGTADGISSFRVMEDRIQRIKSNGTDAEIEIFEGLPHGFGLGTGTVAEGWIDNAVQVWERNIQKR from the coding sequence ATGAAGAAGCTGTTTCCTCTGTTATGCAGTCTGTTCCTTTCGTTATCTTGTACGGCACAAACGGCGGAGCAAGGCGGCAGTGTAAAAACTACCGACATCGCATCGGGAGGACGGATGAAAGTTGAAGATATTACCGCGCAAACCGTGATTGACCGCGTTATCGCCGATACTGGTTTTTCTCCGTGGGGTAGGCTGCTCTTCCCAGCGGATTCAGGTTATTGGAGCGGAGCGACACTCGGCACTTTGCAGTTGAGATGGTACAGCCATATCGATGCAGCAAAGACGGTAGAGATCATCCGTTATTTTAAAGCTCAAACCCTCCGGGGCGAGCCGGTCTTTTTCGATATCTACACGGAAGCGGAAAAACAGCGCGATCCGCGAAAACGGAATACCGGACTCTTTTTCTTTCGTGGTAAGAAAGGTGCAAAAAGTGCAATCTGCAGTGCAGGCGGCGGCTTTGTATATGTCGGGGCAATGCATGACAGTTTCCCTCATGCACTGGAACTTTCCAAGCGCGGGTACAATGCCTTTGCCCTCATCTATCGCCCCGGCTCGCAAACAGCCTGCGAAGATTTAGCTCGAGCGGTTGTCTTTATTCATGAACACGCTGGGGAATTGCAGCTCGATTCCACAGATTATTCTCTGTGGGGCGGTTCAGCGGGTGCGCGGATGGCAGCATGGCTCGGCAGTTTGGGGACGGAACGATTCGGCGAAAAAAAATACCCGCGTCCAGCTGCCGTCATCATGCAGTACACAGGACTTTCGGAAGTGCACGGTAACGAACCGCCGACATACGCCTGTGTCGGAACCGCAGATGGTATCTCAAGTTTTCGGGTGATGGAAGATCGCATCCAGCGGATCAAATCGAACGGAACCGACGCGGAAATAGAAATCTTTGAAGGCTTGCCGCACGGGTTTGGCTTGGGAACCGGCACAGTTGCCGAAGGGTGGATCGATAACGCGGTACAAGTTTGGGAGCGGAACATTCAAAAGCGGTAA
- a CDS encoding Dps family protein gives MTKEMEKKLNLYLANQLVDYVKKHNLHWNLKGSHFFTLHAKLEELYDEAGDILDEVAERILALGGNPVSSMKEALAIAMIKELEDGPKSTDAVIHALVSDTDYWIKDSKEIVELAEKEGDGVTADMFNGYTKEYQKLAWMLKAYQS, from the coding sequence ATGACAAAAGAAATGGAAAAGAAATTAAATCTGTATCTTGCAAATCAACTGGTTGATTATGTCAAAAAGCATAACCTACATTGGAACTTGAAGGGAAGTCACTTTTTTACCCTTCATGCAAAACTTGAAGAATTGTATGACGAAGCGGGTGATATTCTCGACGAAGTTGCAGAACGAATTCTCGCACTTGGCGGCAACCCCGTTTCCAGTATGAAAGAAGCACTGGCAATTGCGATGATTAAAGAATTGGAAGACGGTCCCAAATCAACCGATGCGGTTATTCACGCTCTCGTTTCCGATACCGACTATTGGATTAAAGATTCAAAAGAAATCGTCGAACTTGCCGAAAAAGAAGGTGACGGCGTTACAGCTGATATGTTCAACGGCTATACCAAAGAATATCAAAAATTGGCATGGATGCTGAAAGCATATCAGAGCTAA
- a CDS encoding S41 family peptidase has product MKPRKIWIITCLFSVILISTVSYAPSIFAQSQQDRTQSTIPYMQYLQYLNEALQRYYVDEVNPEVLFQGAAEGMLNALKDPYTMYIDNGSLTGVGLQDTTTGYFGGIGITFTKPTASAAERPSYIEVASALEGTPAWKAGIQADDLITEIEGESTIEMTQADVVAKLRGKIGTSVTVTVRRGKNMEFPVKLVRARIEVPTIKYIKLDKDIGYIRLIEFNPNSSRRIREAMESLQAEGVTKLVLDLRNNPGGLIDAAVDTASLFIKEGLIVSTKSRIPQYNLEFNTNAAIDAVFADVPLVVLINKGSASASEILAGALKDYKRAYLVGETSYGKGSVQQIFNLTQKDSFKMTTSRYYTPSDANIDKTGIKPDKEAVLFPPLSADDEKQLEKLFKDEKLSNFVKKNKDLTAVQITRYAETLAKEYSLNKELLRILIRQEYNRTHTAPAADIEYDAPLQEAVKILKSGTLPQLLRNSKTVRQMQDEAAQEKAAAELKKAS; this is encoded by the coding sequence ATGAAACCTCGAAAAATTTGGATTATTACCTGTTTATTCTCCGTTATTCTCATTTCTACCGTATCGTATGCACCGTCTATCTTTGCCCAATCTCAGCAGGATCGGACGCAAAGTACGATACCGTATATGCAATACCTGCAATACTTAAATGAGGCGCTTCAACGCTATTATGTCGATGAGGTAAATCCGGAGGTACTCTTTCAGGGCGCCGCGGAAGGAATGCTCAATGCACTCAAAGACCCGTATACTATGTATATCGACAACGGCAGTCTAACCGGCGTCGGGTTGCAGGATACCACAACCGGCTACTTCGGCGGCATCGGTATTACCTTTACCAAGCCTACCGCTTCGGCAGCTGAACGCCCATCCTATATTGAAGTTGCGTCTGCCCTCGAAGGAACCCCTGCGTGGAAAGCAGGCATTCAGGCGGACGACCTCATTACCGAAATCGAAGGAGAATCCACCATCGAGATGACGCAGGCGGATGTCGTGGCAAAGCTCCGCGGCAAAATCGGTACCTCCGTTACCGTAACCGTCCGACGCGGAAAGAATATGGAATTTCCGGTTAAACTAGTGCGGGCACGGATTGAAGTTCCAACCATTAAATACATAAAGCTTGATAAAGATATCGGTTATATCCGCCTGATAGAATTTAATCCGAATAGCAGCCGCCGCATACGGGAAGCAATGGAAAGTCTACAAGCGGAAGGCGTAACCAAATTGGTACTCGATCTCCGAAATAATCCGGGGGGACTTATTGATGCGGCGGTCGATACGGCGAGCCTTTTTATCAAAGAAGGATTGATTGTTTCGACAAAATCGCGCATTCCTCAGTACAACCTTGAGTTTAACACAAACGCTGCAATCGATGCGGTATTTGCGGATGTGCCGCTTGTTGTACTTATCAATAAAGGTTCCGCAAGCGCCTCGGAGATATTGGCGGGAGCCTTAAAGGACTATAAGCGCGCATACCTCGTCGGGGAAACCAGCTACGGAAAAGGTTCCGTGCAGCAGATCTTCAATTTGACACAAAAAGATTCCTTTAAGATGACGACTTCGCGCTATTATACACCGAGCGACGCAAACATCGACAAAACCGGCATTAAACCGGACAAAGAAGCGGTGCTATTCCCGCCGTTATCGGCAGATGACGAAAAACAGCTGGAAAAACTGTTCAAAGATGAAAAACTTTCCAACTTTGTCAAGAAGAACAAGGATTTAACCGCAGTACAAATTACCCGATATGCGGAAACGCTCGCAAAAGAATATTCCCTGAACAAAGAATTGCTCCGCATTCTGATTCGGCAGGAATATAATAGAACTCACACCGCACCCGCGGCTGATATTGAATATGACGCGCCGCTGCAAGAAGCTGTCAAAATTCTTAAAAGCGGAACCTTGCCGCAACTACTGCGAAACAGCAAAACTGTACGTCAAATGCAGGACGAAGCAGCTCAAGAAAAAGCCGCAGCCGAGTTGAAGAAAGCTTCATAA
- a CDS encoding RsmE family RNA methyltransferase yields the protein MKQFIIEQKPDSKGMLTLSGKAFIYLVKVRRMREGDILPALLPQSGAADMVIDSINTAKKTLRLKRQAAPLGVSETAAMGATNQAANCSLAYAAPAADLILLQWVLKGSKTDTIIRQATEAGVCAVLPVIGEFSIAKKQNPAQLERFRRIIKEARQQSGSPVGTVVMEPAPLAEMLNTLKTLVPAATTVFAQCSEAAEASVGFHQLLAEKPSHIVLAIGAEGGISPAEAAVLREAAFQTIHFKTNVLRAETAALYAIAAAQTIINEADQWQLPV from the coding sequence ATGAAGCAATTTATTATCGAACAAAAGCCGGATAGTAAGGGTATGCTCACCTTGAGCGGCAAAGCTTTTATATACTTGGTAAAGGTACGGCGCATGCGAGAAGGCGATATCCTACCGGCGCTGCTGCCGCAAAGCGGCGCTGCCGATATGGTCATCGATTCGATAAATACCGCAAAAAAAACACTGCGGTTAAAGCGGCAAGCAGCGCCACTCGGTGTGTCTGAAACAGCTGCTATGGGTGCAACCAACCAAGCCGCAAACTGTTCGCTTGCGTATGCCGCACCTGCTGCCGACCTTATCTTGCTGCAATGGGTGCTCAAAGGCTCTAAAACCGACACGATTATCAGGCAGGCGACGGAGGCAGGCGTGTGCGCCGTTTTACCGGTAATTGGCGAATTTTCCATTGCAAAAAAACAAAACCCTGCACAGCTGGAACGGTTCAGGCGCATTATCAAAGAGGCACGGCAGCAATCCGGTTCTCCGGTCGGTACCGTCGTTATGGAACCGGCGCCGCTTGCCGAAATGCTCAACACCTTAAAAACGCTTGTACCGGCTGCTACTACCGTGTTTGCTCAGTGCAGCGAAGCCGCCGAGGCGTCCGTCGGATTTCACCAACTGCTTGCAGAAAAGCCTTCCCACATCGTACTGGCAATCGGAGCGGAGGGAGGCATAAGCCCCGCGGAAGCAGCGGTACTCCGCGAAGCGGCATTCCAAACCATTCATTTTAAAACGAACGTATTACGTGCAGAAACCGCCGCACTGTATGCGATTGCAGCGGCACAAACTATTATAAACGAGGCTGACCAATGGCAATTACCCGTATAA
- a CDS encoding WecB/TagA/CpsF family glycosyltransferase: MAITRINLLTIPIDILPDEDIEQTVMDMLDKGEPQHIVFITIWDLLRARRDTEFRTMLKQAALCLPLSKSLLKAAQFLKLPVPIRRDSFDMIIRILNIIDSHYKTLYLLGGRAQNLLDAERNVHVTFPGIGIVGRFNGFYRKNMEPDILLSIVKAHPALLIAGNGIPGGVRWIHRNKATLPASIFIHDNDIIDIFAKRKKRISDAAFRKGHEFWPQLLRNPFKVFYVFRYLLFLLIVLFYRLFRT, translated from the coding sequence ATGGCAATTACCCGTATAAACCTCTTAACAATCCCCATCGATATTCTCCCCGACGAAGATATAGAACAAACCGTAATGGATATGTTGGACAAAGGCGAACCGCAGCATATTGTGTTCATCACAATCTGGGATTTACTCAGGGCTCGGCGTGATACGGAATTCCGTACAATGCTGAAGCAAGCGGCACTCTGCCTTCCGCTTTCAAAAAGTTTATTAAAAGCGGCGCAGTTCCTCAAACTTCCCGTACCGATTAGACGCGACTCCTTTGATATGATTATCAGAATCTTGAATATTATCGATTCTCACTATAAAACGCTCTATTTATTGGGCGGACGTGCCCAAAACCTACTCGATGCTGAACGTAATGTACACGTAACCTTTCCGGGTATCGGTATTGTCGGCCGTTTTAACGGCTTTTACCGCAAGAATATGGAACCGGATATTCTCCTTTCGATTGTCAAAGCCCATCCCGCCCTGTTGATTGCCGGAAACGGTATTCCCGGCGGCGTTCGATGGATTCATCGGAATAAAGCGACATTACCCGCAAGCATCTTTATCCACGACAACGATATCATCGATATCTTTGCAAAACGTAAAAAACGTATTTCGGACGCTGCATTTCGGAAAGGACACGAGTTTTGGCCGCAGCTGCTGCGCAATCCTTTTAAAGTATTTTACGTATTCCGCTACCTTCTCTTTTTGCTGATTGTGCTGTTCTACCGGCTATTTAGAACATAA
- a CDS encoding S-methyl-5-thioribose kinase: protein MKEHYLLDTETVKTYLVEELRLFSPNEPLDAEEIGDGNINYVFRVRSRTSGKSIIVKQADRLLRSSGRPLDITRSRREADALRIYAALTPQFVPRIYAYDDTMSAICMEDISYCGNLRKELMAGRPLPASFAENAASFLADAVFPTSDLFLPPEEKKERVKAFINPELCAISETLVFSEPYCNGKKRNRITPGNEAFVQKTLYNDEVLKAEVASLREIFMNKAEALIHGDLHTGSIFIGNTIDVPINTNTTPDRNATSEPCMKIIDPEFAFYGPIGYDLGNIIANLYCAWMYAAFTRKKLSAADNFIERMAAAIEALPQLFTAKALKRCNTVPLSDPLYNERYIRRRIAEILVDAYGFAGTEIIRRTIGDTKTAEFDAMGSDPRRVTMERIIIKIGCRLIKRRRQANIGALTITYFKKALLKSRV from the coding sequence ATGAAAGAGCATTACTTACTTGATACGGAAACCGTAAAGACCTACCTTGTTGAAGAGCTTCGGCTATTTTCGCCGAATGAACCGCTCGATGCGGAAGAAATCGGGGACGGAAATATCAACTATGTATTCCGTGTACGTTCGCGCACCAGCGGAAAAAGCATTATTGTAAAGCAGGCAGACCGGTTGCTCCGATCATCGGGGCGTCCGCTCGATATTACCCGCAGTAGGAGAGAAGCGGACGCACTCCGCATTTATGCAGCCCTTACCCCGCAGTTCGTACCCCGTATTTACGCCTACGACGATACAATGAGCGCTATCTGTATGGAAGATATTTCCTATTGCGGTAATTTACGGAAGGAACTGATGGCAGGGCGTCCGCTTCCGGCGAGTTTTGCGGAAAACGCAGCATCCTTTTTGGCCGATGCAGTTTTTCCGACAAGCGATCTATTTTTGCCGCCGGAAGAAAAAAAGGAGCGGGTAAAAGCTTTTATCAATCCCGAGCTGTGCGCAATTTCCGAAACGCTTGTATTTTCCGAGCCGTACTGCAACGGGAAAAAACGCAACCGCATCACCCCCGGTAACGAGGCCTTTGTACAAAAAACGCTTTACAATGATGAAGTCCTTAAAGCTGAGGTTGCTTCGTTACGAGAAATCTTTATGAATAAGGCAGAGGCGCTTATCCACGGTGATTTGCATACGGGTTCGATCTTTATCGGCAACACTATCGACGTACCTATCAATACGAATACCACTCCCGATAGGAATGCGACAAGCGAGCCATGTATGAAAATTATCGACCCCGAATTTGCCTTTTACGGCCCAATCGGATATGATCTCGGCAATATTATCGCTAATCTTTATTGTGCATGGATGTATGCCGCTTTTACCCGCAAAAAGCTCTCCGCCGCCGATAATTTTATCGAGCGAATGGCTGCTGCAATCGAAGCGCTTCCACAGCTTTTTACCGCAAAGGCATTGAAACGGTGTAACACCGTTCCATTAAGCGACCCGCTCTACAACGAACGGTATATCCGGCGACGGATCGCTGAAATACTCGTCGATGCCTACGGCTTTGCCGGTACAGAAATCATCCGCCGAACTATCGGGGACACAAAAACTGCTGAATTCGATGCGATGGGTTCAGATCCGCGGCGTGTTACTATGGAACGTATCATAATCAAGATAGGCTGTAGGCTCATTAAGCGGCGGCGGCAAGCGAATATTGGTGCACTCACGATTACATACTTTAAAAAAGCTCTTTTAAAAAGCAGGGTATAA
- a CDS encoding SAM-dependent methyltransferase: MTMDLCKIAAAKPYGSICKLAGKAWIPVKGFESHLDDELALQANGLPGRMWRFFSASNGYSDFKVNSVPVQTSKLVYCEDIRQEVFWKQLCWEEPFVVRFRSIGEAAELLRGIQRNWAHYPLNCFRRAELIGAKLPYISKKEKPFPYTVPLAGMGVWSLLDEHTLLASARTSSPFPLGVIRFTEDHQNPPSRAYLKLWEALSLLDFYYRRSAETRATETNYTETRIAETPDAETRNTETHSLPTKAVAAEQKGGAVSSVIPVEWALPQRGSHCVDAGACPGGWTWVLNNLRAEITAIDRSPLADFLMREPRITFMQHDAFTLTPESLGKQDWVCSDVICYPPRLLEWIERWRASGLCSKFICTIKMQGAPDFDTIRRFAEIPHSKIVHLTANKHELTWLCAPFIDG; the protein is encoded by the coding sequence ATGACGATGGATTTGTGTAAAATTGCCGCTGCAAAACCTTATGGTTCTATTTGTAAGTTAGCCGGTAAGGCATGGATACCGGTAAAAGGTTTTGAATCGCATTTGGATGATGAGTTAGCTTTGCAGGCTAATGGTTTGCCCGGGCGTATGTGGCGTTTTTTTTCCGCTTCCAATGGCTATAGTGATTTTAAGGTGAACAGTGTACCGGTTCAGACAAGCAAGCTTGTGTACTGTGAAGATATACGGCAGGAAGTATTTTGGAAGCAGCTGTGTTGGGAAGAACCGTTTGTGGTGCGGTTCCGCAGTATTGGAGAAGCTGCGGAGCTGTTGCGAGGTATTCAGCGAAATTGGGCGCACTATCCGCTTAACTGTTTTAGGCGGGCGGAATTGATTGGGGCAAAGCTGCCGTATATCAGCAAAAAAGAAAAACCGTTTCCTTATACCGTGCCGCTTGCCGGTATGGGGGTGTGGTCGCTGTTGGATGAACATACCTTGCTTGCGTCTGCAAGAACGTCGTCACCGTTTCCACTTGGCGTTATCCGTTTTACTGAAGACCATCAAAATCCGCCAAGCCGCGCCTATCTTAAATTATGGGAAGCCTTATCCCTGTTGGATTTTTACTATCGGCGCTCTGCCGAAACTCGTGCCACCGAAACCAACTACACTGAAACTCGCATCGCTGAAACACCCGACGCTGAAACACGCAATACCGAAACACACTCCCTGCCTACAAAAGCTGTTGCTGCAGAGCAAAAGGGAGGGGCTGTTTCATCGGTAATACCGGTAGAGTGGGCATTACCTCAGCGCGGCTCACATTGTGTGGATGCGGGGGCCTGTCCCGGCGGTTGGACATGGGTGCTGAATAATCTGAGGGCAGAGATAACTGCTATCGACCGAAGCCCGCTGGCGGATTTTTTGATGCGTGAACCGCGGATTACCTTTATGCAGCATGACGCATTTACATTAACTCCCGAAAGTCTCGGTAAACAGGATTGGGTGTGTTCCGATGTTATCTGTTATCCTCCTCGCTTACTGGAATGGATTGAACGGTGGCGGGCAAGCGGCCTTTGTTCAAAATTTATCTGTACAATCAAAATGCAGGGGGCGCCCGATTTCGATACCATCCGCCGCTTTGCGGAAATTCCCCACTCAAAAATCGTTCATCTTACTGCAAATAAACACGAGCTGACGTGGCTATGTGCTCCGTTTATCGATGGGTGA
- a CDS encoding methyl-accepting chemotaxis protein: MKHRFSLRNKLMLVFGALIFVAGFTLALIGVRTARKAVTEKVKTHLIDKATDVAEILDGRVNAFFQFLEGITRMPVLRDNTITFREKMAILAEEAKFNSIISELYITDKSGNLYNLDGSEIAFNNTKWFQASINGEKNTTEPYIDSQNNIFITFSLPVYDDNRNIIGVLGADVDGLWLTDQIDDIVVGKTGYCYILGLTGTTIASKDFTEVEKMENAQETVKTDSTFKSIASFEKMAVEIDEPSIGFYEYKGISKIASYATMKTTGWTVIISAPVEEFMGTISELRLEMIIIGFSILAVSLIIVFFVARAMIKPINVVVSALKDIAQGEGDLTVRLPVHGNDEVTDLSEYFNETIEKIGAAIKSVGESSEDMTNIGNELASNMNETASAVNQISANIDGVKQQAMTQAASVTETAATVEEIVRTIKQLNNSIETQAASVAQSSSSVEEMVANIASIGQTLGKTDDVIKSLTTATGDGKATLVTSNTVTQKIAEESGSLMEASSVIQHIASQTNLLAMNAAIEAAHAGEAGKGFAVVADEIRKLAEESSTQGKTITTTLKTLSGEIETLSASSKTVEEKFNAIFTLAEQVKDMSNRLTEAMREQENGSREVLTAIKSINTVTVEVQAGSEEMLKGGEGVAVEMRKLDDLTRVITESMNEMASGAVQISNAVQEVNEISQKNKRSIESLAEEVSKFKV, encoded by the coding sequence ATGAAACATCGCTTTTCACTTAGGAACAAATTGATGCTTGTATTCGGTGCATTGATTTTTGTAGCCGGATTCACTCTTGCGCTTATCGGAGTGCGTACAGCACGTAAAGCCGTAACCGAAAAAGTAAAAACACACCTTATCGACAAGGCAACCGATGTTGCCGAAATACTTGACGGACGGGTTAATGCATTCTTTCAATTTTTGGAAGGCATAACCAGAATGCCCGTATTGCGCGATAATACCATTACATTTAGAGAAAAAATGGCAATACTTGCCGAAGAAGCAAAATTCAATTCCATTATCAGTGAATTATATATCACCGATAAAAGCGGAAACTTATACAACTTAGACGGATCTGAGATAGCGTTTAATAATACAAAATGGTTTCAAGCAAGTATAAACGGGGAAAAAAATACGACGGAACCCTATATCGATTCACAAAATAACATATTTATAACTTTTTCTTTACCGGTGTATGATGACAATAGGAATATTATCGGAGTATTGGGTGCCGATGTTGACGGCTTATGGCTCACCGATCAAATTGACGATATTGTGGTTGGCAAAACAGGATATTGTTATATTTTAGGTCTTACGGGAACGACCATCGCTTCAAAAGACTTTACAGAAGTTGAAAAAATGGAGAATGCACAAGAGACAGTAAAAACCGATTCGACTTTCAAATCTATTGCGTCCTTTGAAAAAATGGCGGTAGAAATCGACGAGCCTTCAATCGGTTTTTATGAATACAAGGGAATAAGCAAAATAGCCTCCTATGCCACTATGAAAACAACCGGCTGGACGGTAATCATCTCTGCTCCGGTTGAAGAGTTTATGGGAACAATAAGCGAGCTGCGTCTCGAAATGATTATTATCGGTTTCAGCATTTTAGCGGTAAGTTTGATTATCGTCTTTTTTGTTGCCCGTGCAATGATAAAGCCTATCAATGTTGTTGTTAGCGCCCTCAAAGATATAGCGCAAGGCGAAGGCGATTTAACGGTGCGTCTGCCGGTGCACGGCAACGACGAAGTAACCGATTTATCGGAATACTTTAATGAAACAATTGAAAAAATTGGAGCAGCGATTAAATCCGTCGGTGAAAGCAGTGAAGATATGACCAATATCGGTAACGAGCTTGCTTCAAACATGAACGAAACGGCCAGCGCCGTTAATCAAATCAGCGCCAATATCGACGGAGTAAAGCAGCAGGCAATGACCCAAGCAGCCAGCGTTACCGAAACGGCTGCAACTGTCGAAGAAATTGTTCGCACCATTAAGCAGCTGAATAATAGCATCGAAACGCAGGCAGCGAGCGTTGCGCAATCCTCATCTTCTGTAGAAGAAATGGTTGCGAATATCGCCTCCATCGGACAGACGCTCGGCAAAACCGACGACGTAATCAAAAGCCTTACAACCGCAACCGGCGACGGCAAAGCAACGCTCGTTACCTCCAATACCGTAACGCAGAAGATTGCAGAAGAATCAGGTTCGCTGATGGAAGCATCGAGCGTTATTCAGCATATTGCATCTCAAACCAATCTGCTCGCGATGAACGCTGCGATTGAGGCGGCTCATGCGGGAGAAGCAGGCAAAGGCTTTGCCGTCGTTGCGGACGAAATCCGCAAACTCGCGGAAGAATCCTCAACGCAAGGTAAAACCATCACCACAACGCTAAAAACCTTATCGGGAGAAATCGAAACCCTCTCCGCTTCTTCAAAAACGGTAGAAGAAAAGTTCAATGCGATTTTCACTCTTGCCGAACAGGTTAAGGATATGAGTAACAGGCTTACCGAAGCGATGCGGGAACAGGAAAACGGCAGCAGAGAGGTACTTACCGCCATTAAGAGCATCAACACCGTTACGGTGGAAGTACAGGCAGGTTCGGAAGAAATGCTGAAAGGCGGCGAAGGCGTTGCAGTCGAAATGCGGAAACTCGACGACCTTACGCGCGTCATCACCGAAAGCATGAACGAGATGGCCTCCGGCGCGGTGCAGATTAGCAATGCCGTGCAGGAAGTAAATGAGATCAGTCAAAAGAATAAGCGGAGTATTGAGAGCTTGGCGGAGGAAGTGTCTAAATTCAAAGTCTAG
- the rplQ gene encoding 50S ribosomal protein L17, with protein MKHKNGFNPLSRTSAHRRALHRNMVTSLFKYERITTTKQKAMEIRRTAEKLITRAKVDSVHNRRQAATYIWDEAILNKLFTDIGPRMKDRNGGYTRVLKLGLREGDAAQVAILELVDYTLDKSTKKSADAKKDDADKGAAKSKAAEG; from the coding sequence ATGAAGCATAAAAACGGCTTTAATCCGCTTTCACGTACCAGTGCACATCGCCGCGCATTGCATCGTAACATGGTTACATCACTGTTTAAGTACGAGCGGATTACTACGACAAAACAAAAGGCGATGGAGATTCGGAGAACCGCAGAAAAGCTTATTACCCGTGCTAAGGTCGATTCAGTACATAATCGGCGGCAGGCTGCAACCTATATTTGGGATGAGGCAATCTTGAATAAATTGTTCACCGACATCGGTCCGCGTATGAAGGATCGAAACGGCGGATATACCCGCGTGCTTAAATTAGGTTTACGTGAGGGTGATGCCGCACAGGTTGCAATTTTAGAGCTAGTTGACTATACGCTCGATAAGAGCACGAAGAAGTCGGCAGATGCAAAGAAAGACGATGCAGACAAGGGCGCTGCAAAGTCAAAGGCAGCGGAGGGCTAA